A single region of the Ziziphus jujuba cultivar Dongzao chromosome 10, ASM3175591v1 genome encodes:
- the LOC107410461 gene encoding E3 ubiquitin-protein ligase RZF1 — protein MSSVAATHWCHQCRQPFWLQEGDICCPDCGGGFVEELSEMHGLPQAFMPDSGDFPHQNPDFLEMLYALMGRGDPLIDAFVRQRMAARNPNFDVRGRSSLVSQRSSGVPNPVPFLIFHGQLPGLAFSNGIPGSGHRRVDIGDYFMGPGLEELIEQLTMNDRRGPPPASRTSIDAMPTIRITRNHLLTELHCPVCKDKFELGSEAREMPCNHIYHSDCIVPWLVQHNSCPVCRVELPSRGTASASARSNRNLGGENNSSDNGSSSSRETSRQNNGRRSPFSYLWPFRSSNSNSRQYGEANSHQYGETNNRQYGETGGSSSSATHEPNHEMGYSGWPFDY, from the coding sequence ATGTCAAGTGTTGCAGCAACACACTGGTGTCACCAATGCAGGCAGCCTTTCTGGCTTCAGGAGGGGGATATCTGTTGCCCTGATTGTGGTGGAGGATTTGTAGAAGAACTCAGTGAGATGCATGGTCTCCCGCAAGCCTTCATGCCAGATTCAGGAGACTTTCCCCATCAAAATCCTGATTTTTTGGAAATGTTATATGCTCTGATGGGCCGAGGTGATCCTCTTATTGATGCTTTTGTGAGACAAAGAATGGCTGCAAGAAATCCTAACTTTGATGTTCGAGGGAGATCTAGCCTTGTATCTCAGCGGAGTTCTGGGGTTCCAAACCCCGTTCCGTTTTTGATATTCCATGGTCAACTTCCGGGTTTGGCCTTCTCTAATGGAATTCCAGGAAGTGGACATAGGCGAGTTGATATTGGTGACTACTTTATGGGCCCAGGATTGGAAGAGCTGATTGAACAGCTTACCATGAATGATCGACGGGGTCCTCCTCCCGCATCTCGTACCTCTATTGATGCTATGCCTACTATAAGGATTACACGTAATCATCTTCTCACTGAATTGCACTGTCCTGTGTGCAAGGATAAATTTGAGTTGGGGTCTGAAGCTAGGGAGATGCCGTGTAACCATATCTATCACTCTGATTGCATCGTTCCTTGGTTGGTTCAGCACAATTCATGCCCTGTATGCCGTGTGGAGTTACCTTCTCGTGGTACTGCTAGTGCTAGTGCTCGTAGCAACCGAAATTTGGGTGGAGAGAACAATAGCAGTGACAATGGTAGCTCTAGTAGTAGGGAGACCAGTCGCCAGAATAATGGAAGGAGAAGTCCTTTTTCATATTTGTGGCCGTTCCGCTCATCAAATTCAAACAGTCGTCAATATGGGGAAGCAAACAGTCATCAGTATGGTGAAACAAATAATCGTCAGTATGGTGAAACTGGAGGAAGTAGCTCATCAGCTACCCATGAACCGAATCACGAGATGGGTTACTCTGGTTGGCCCTTTGATTACTGA
- the LOC107410448 gene encoding LOW QUALITY PROTEIN: uncharacterized protein LOC107410448 (The sequence of the model RefSeq protein was modified relative to this genomic sequence to represent the inferred CDS: deleted 2 bases in 1 codon; substituted 1 base at 1 genomic stop codon): MAFLSSPTCFHIPLPVTPSSSSSRKQLLKCLDFPKYHNNHALLKWTFTHRSSSYDPVVPAPRNHFKCFSRRQLQSDDSEFEFERLFSNLNQATLKREPGSLSSAIFLVAGTTVGAGILAIPAVTQESGFLASAVICILSWVFMVATGLLVAEVNVNTMCELGSGGVSLVSMAMRTLGTVGVQIACWSYIFIHYALLVAIFXQISRSSDILTNFLGIPLWESATLFSLVLGGICYFGSQRLLGAFNGALVLGIIVSFAALVAVASGDLHWEALLKANFQAAPMSIPIIVLSFVYQNVVPVLCTNLEGNLSKIRTAIVLGTAIPLVLFLVWNAVILGTITNLEMASDKIIDPLEQLRSSNGAVGPIVEVFSLLAIATSYIGFVLGLSDFLADLLKLPSGDRTPLPYLLTLFPPLALSLLDPEIFFKALDFAGTYGVLLLFGILPAAMSWSDRYSSPSPSLKLPQLVPGGRVTLSLIIGGSGFVIFSELLGKFGHS; this comes from the exons ATGGCATTTTTGTCTTCACCTACTTGCTTCCATATTCCACTTCCTGTTactccatcttcatcttcttccagaAAACAGCTCCTAAAGTGTCTGGATTTTCCCAAGTACCATAACAACCATGCACTCCTAAAGTGGACCTTCACACACCGATCCTCTTCCTATGATCCTGTGGTTCCTGCTCCAAGAAACCACTTCAAATGCTTCTCAAGGAGGCAACTTCAATCCGATGATTCTGAATTTGAATTCGAGAGACTCTTTTCCAACCTCAACCAAGCCACATTGAAAAGAGAACCCG GAAGTTTATCGAGTGCAATATTCCTTGTAGCTGGAACAACG GTAGGTGCTGGAATCCTTGCAATACCGGCTGTTACTCAAGAATCTGGATTTCTAGCTTCTGCAGTTATTTGTATCCTGTCTTGGGTTTTCATG GTTGCAACGGGGCTGCTAGTTGCTGAAGTAAATGTAAACACTATGTGCGAACTTGGTTCTGGTGGTGTTTCGTTG GTATCGATGGCCATGAGGACTTTGGGGACAGTTGGAGTTCAAATTGCTTG TTGGTCATACATTTTTATACACTATGCACTCCTTGTTGCC atattttgacaaatatCTCGTTCTTCAgatattttgacaaattttctCGGCATTCCACT ATGGGAAAGTGCGACCTTGTTTTCATTGGTTTTGGGAGGCATATGCTACTTTGGGAG CCAGCGCTTACTTGGTGCATTTAATGGGGCTCTAGTACTGGgaattattgtttcttttgcaGCTCTTGTG GCAGTTGCAAGTGGTGATCTGCATTGGGAAGCACTTCTAAAAGCCAACTTTCAAGCTGCTCCTATGAGCATACCCATAATTGTGCTTTCATTTGTCTACCAG AATGTAGTGCCCGTTCTTTGTACGAATCTTGAAGGAAACCTGTcaaaaataag GACTGCAATTGTTCTAGGCACAGCTATACCACTTGTTTTATTTCTTGTATGGAATGCTGTTATTCTTGGAACCATCACAAATCTTGAAATGGCCTCTGATAAGATTATAGATCCATTAGAACAACTGAGATCTTCAAATGGAGCTGTAGGA CCTATAGTTGAGGTGTTCTCGCTTCTTGCAATTGCAACATCATACATTGGATTTGTATTGGGTCTTTCAGACTTTCTTGCTGATT TGCTAAAACTACCATCTGGTGACAGAACACCTCTGCCATACCTTCTAACTTTGTTTCCACCATTGGCACTTTCACTTCTAGACCCTGAAATATTTTTCAAAGCACTGGACTTTGCTGGAACCTACGGAG TATTGTTGCTGTTTGGAATTCTTCCGGCTGCAATGTCATGGTCCGATAGATACTCATCTCCATCTCCATCTCTGAAATTACCCCAGTTGGTTCCCGGAGGAAGAGTCACACTTTCACTTATTATCGGAGGTTCAGGATTTGTCATTTTCTCCGAATTACTAGGCAAGTTTGGGCATTCATAA
- the LOC107410442 gene encoding large ribosomal subunit protein eL30 yields MVAAKKTKKTHENINNRLALVMKSGKYTLGYKTVLKSLRNSKGKLIIIANNCPPLRKSEIEYYAMLAKVGVHHYNGNNVDLGTACGKYYRVCCLSIIDPGDSDIIKSMPGEH; encoded by the exons ATGGTGGCCGCCAAGAAGACc AAGAAGACCCATGAGAACATCAACAACCGGCTTGCTCTCGTTATGAAGAGTGGAAAGTACACCTTGGGCTACAAGACAGTTCTCAAATCCCTCAGAAACTCCAaag GGAAACTGATTATCATTGCCAACAACTGCCCTCCTCTCCGAAAGTCTGAGATTGAATATTATGCTATGTTGGCTAAGGTTGGAGTTCATCACTACAATGGGA ACAACGTAGACTTGGGAACAGCATGTGGGAAATATTACAGAGTATGTTGCCTGAGCATTATCGATCCGG GTGATTCGGATATCATCAAAAGCATGCCTGGTGAACATTGA
- the LOC107410441 gene encoding elongation factor 1-beta, producing MAVTFSDLHTEAGLKSLDDFLSSKTYISGDQLTKDDIKVYAAVLAKPGDSYPNASRWYDSVSASLAPRFPGKAVGVSVCGKGAPVEAAPAKAPAADDDDDLDLFGDETEDDKKAAEEREAAKKASGKKKESGKSSVLLDVKPWDDETDMKKLEEAVRGVEMPGLFWGASKLVPVGYGIKKLQIMLTIVDDLVSVDTLIEEHLTVEPINEFVQSCDIVAFNKI from the exons ATGGCTGTCACCTTCTCAGATCTCCACACTGAAGCTGGCCTCAAATCTCTCGACGATTTCCTTTCTTCCAAAACTTACATTTCTGG AGATCAATTGACCAAGGATGATATAAAGGTCTACGCAGCGGTTTTGGCCAAGCCTGGGGATTCATATCCCAATGCAAGCAGATGGTACGACAGCGTTTCTGCCAGTCTCGCCCCAAG ATTCCCTGGAAAAGCTGTTGGTGTGAGTGTATGCGGCAAAGGTGCCCCTGTAGAAGCTGCTCCTGCTAAG GCTCCTGCTGCTGACGATGATGATGACCTAGATCTCTTTGGTGATGAGACAGAGGACGACAAGAAAGCAGCCGAGGAGAGGGAGGCAGCTAAAAAGGCCTCCGGCAAGAAGAAAGAGA GTGGAAAATCTTCTGTTCTTTTAGATGTGAAGCCTTGGGATGATGAGACAGACATGAAAAAACTGGAAGAGGCTGTTCGAGGTGTTGAAATGCCTGGTCTCTTTTGGGGTGCAT CGAAATTGGTTCCAGTTGGTTATGGGATCAAGAAGTTGCAAATAATGCTTACCATTGTTGATGACCTTGTATCCGTGGATACCCTTATCGAGGAGCATCTTACAGTAGAGCCTATCAACGAGTTTGTCCAAAGCTGTGACATTGTTGCCTTCAACAAAATCTAA